The genomic stretch CAGAGAAACATGTAATGGTTACACCAGGTTACAGGTAGCAAAGGGTGTAATGTTCTTTTACAGCATCTCTTGTTGAAAAAATCAGAAGTAAATTAAGGTTTTACCCACCTGGTTATCACCTGCTGGTCCGTTGTCTTCATCCCTGCTGGAGGTGGATTCAGATCTGACTGCATCAGGTGTTATTGTCACCATGATGTCTGTCACTTTGTCAGTCTGCACATCACAGCTGGTGTTtgatgtgactggttcagtcttgatgacatcactgctgatgtttgtaatgactggttcagtcttgatgacatcactgatgaTGTTTGTAATGAATGGTTCAGTCTTGATGGCATCACTGTTGATGttttctgtgactggttcagtcttgatgtcatcactgctgatgttttctgtgactggttcagtcttgatttCATCATTGCTGATGCtggctgtgactggttcagtcttgatgacataaCTTCTGATGTTTGCTGTCACCAGTTCAGTTTTAACGACATCATGGTCTATGTTCGTGCTGATAGATTCAGTCGGGAAATCAAACTTAACTTCTGATCTCTCACACTGCAAATGAGACTTCACATTCCACGGAATCACTGGTGAAGAAGATAAATTAACACAGGTTAAGGGTTCACATTTGATGTCCACCTCCCCTTTCCTTTTGACGACAGACTGGAACTGGTGAAACACACCTCTTGTTGAATGGTGATCAACTGGTTCAGCTCTGATAACTggaccactgtctgtgtgtctgtctggttcagACTCCATCACAGCAGCTGGTGGATTCCAAGTGTCTGTCTCACAAGGTGTGGTGGCTGTGCTCACATTATTTTCAGATGTTTCACATGTGCTACCTGCAACAATTATCAATCGAATGTCAATGATAATCTGTCTTCCTGAACGGATCAACATGTTCAATCATCATCAACCTGTGCAGTTATCATTGTAAAGATTAGAACAAGAATTAAACTATCAACACCGGAAAAGCTTGAGATTCAAAGGGATAAGCTGTAACTGCTTAAtgttcagtcagtcaatcacccACAATGATCATAGTCTAGCTGAcagtaatggaaaaaaaagataaaaacaaaaaacaaaatctgcacacaaacaaacgtaTTCGACAAAAGCTGGTGGATATGTTTCATACTGGACATGCATAAAACCAGCTCTGTATGGCTGTCACTTTGTGCTGGTTCAAAAAGTATGGGTTCAAACCTGGCTGACTGTTAGGCTCTCACCAAGATATCaactgataagaagaagaagaagggggaggaggatgaagttCGTGTGTTAACAATAACAAGTTAGACACAAATCAACAACATCCATGCATcaattgtgtgcacacacaaacacgcaaacaaaagcacccggttgcacacacacacacacacacacacacacacacagccacacgcatacacacgcacatatgtttCTTTCCccccactagtccttgagtggtggtctggccgctagttatttggatgagatgataaaccgaggtcctgtgtccagcatgcacttagagaacgtaaaagaacccatggcaacaaagggattTCCCTGGCAAGAAtcagtagaaaaattcacttcgatagaaaaaaacaaacaaatgaaacagcacgcagggaaaaaaacaatgggtggcactctcagtttagcgacacgctctccctggggagagcagcccgaatttcacacagagaaatctgttgtggcaaaaaagaaaagaaatacagatacaaccAAGCAGATGTTCAAGAAGCAAACTAGTCAATAAGAATGTAGGCAGAATTGAAGAGATGTTCCGAGATACTTTTTATTTCAAACTGAGCAGTACTGAGGAATCCACATGATGGACTGAGAAGGACACTTCGTTCCATACTACTGGGCCATGACAGGAAATATTTtctaaattaaaaacaaaaaaggtgaTTGTGCAACTGACCTGAACACTGATCCTGTGTCATCCACAGTGGTTCTTCAGCCACATCGATCTCTATCTTCACGTCTGACATCTCTAGGTGATCAGGGGATGCCATCTGGTCGCAATGTCTGAAAGCATGCATGTATCAGATTATCATACTCATGCGGTTAAgaaatttgtttatcagtgtgtgtgtgtgtgggtggggtgggtggggtgggtggatgtgtgtgtgtatgtgtttgtgaatgtgtgtgtgtgtgtgtgtgtgtgtgtgtgcgtgtgtgtgtgtgtgtgtgtgtgtgtgtgtgtgtgtgtgtgtgttttcaactaCAACTTATGGACTGTTTAAAAACTTCACATCTTGTTCTTGTCCTAACACTTGACAGATCGATTTGTGCTGTGACAACAGCTACAGATGCTCAAGAACCTACTTCCCACCATATGTTGAAACATAAAATGATAGTAGACACAGATACCTGACTGGTAACTTCATATCACATAAATGTGACACTTGGCAAACTTTGAATCTGCGCGGCTCAAAGGAACTGTGACGAGTCGTCTGCTTGCTATCCAGAAGTTGATCAGAATGAAAACGGAAAAACAACGAtgtcaatatccacatttcttcccctccacttctctgtgtgactgacagagtgaatgTCCATGCCTTGTTCAGTACACTGCTCATTCTGTCTTCAGGGGAAGAATTGTGGATACTGCCAAAAcgataaaatgaagaatgactgctgagtctacaAAAATGGAGAAAGTTGATTAAAAACAACTGTGGGTTgaaaaataagactcacttttgatgaaagatgtccaacgtttcagacggCCACAGGTCTGTCTTCTGGGACTGTGTTAGCTGGAAATGACAGGAGAGGTAAAGAAGATTGTGAGTATTAATCAGGAAAAGGAGGTGAGGATGAAGAGAGAAGTGAGTGGAGAttcagtggggggtgggagaagaataggaaggagggtgatggggaaagggaaatggagtgggtgggaaaaaagggggaggggggtgtagaggtggagggaaaggatgggaaggggaaggacgagcactgggggtggggggtggtggggggagctggtgATGCCACTGGTCACTGTCTGGTGTTGAGACCCGctgggtgcacgtgtgtgtgtgtgtgtgtgtgtgtgtgtgtgtgtgtgtgtgtgtgtgcattatcacacttctcttggtgtgtgtgtgtgtgtgtagcctgttttctttcatcttttcatTAACATTTTTCGACATCTGTGCATCTTTCCTTGCACTGtattttaatgtatatatatccttaacgaaaaaaaaatcatcctggGATatgatgtttgcatgtgtgttctctgtctgtgtgtgtgtgtgtgtgtgtgtgtgtgtgtgtgtgtgtgtgtttgagtgtacatatatgagtatgtgtgtgggtgtacagtgtgcagatatgcatgcatatgtgtgcactgtCACATGCGTGCATAGAGTTTGATGTCTTTCCATCTGAAACTAATATATCAATTTAGAACACTCAGTAAACAGGGACAGGATGCACTCAAGCTGTGATCACACTATTTGATTGAAAGAAgctgtctccccttccctctatccTCAGTCAGACATTGATATATATCTAGAGAAAGAGGTAGACAAgttgacagacaggcggacatacaggcagacagacagacatgtagacaggcagacaggccagTCATTCTATTAtcagtgacaagacaagacatgtaaaGAGATGTTTATTCCAGGAAACCCCATAGAGGTACATAAAAATATTACATACATCATCGAATATGAAACAAAATACATACAATTTTTTATATGAATCCTGTACTCACAATCAATTACACTGGCTAACTGAGAGATATGTTTGGAGGGGGAAAACATGCATCTATtaagttaaacaaaaaaaaaaaaaaaaaaggatttacaATTTTTAATCATTGTCATAGTAACATCAATTAATAGAAATAAGAAAAGTGGATTATTTATGATGCATTTTCATTAAAATAGAATAATGCTCAAGACACATCACAGGACTAAAacatcagaagaaaaagaattaccCATAAAAATCTTAATCGCGAGTGAGATTTTTACTACAACTCAACACACACTTCCATACATCTAACTTACAGTGAAATCAACCACATTGTAAACATCCAAACATAATCcatgatatatatgatagtcagtcgtgtccgactatgaccatcagaacagcagaggaggcaactgctgttccgactatttgggctagaatttgattatagtggagagtgtcttgcccaagttacatccccactctctcggccaagagggttttaggacagtcggcgttgggatggttcccaaaggccaactagcccacaaggctgcagcactaagagccagtgcaattttgcctcctagtttgagagtcatagtccttcacaaaaagactaagctgtaaatggtttcccattgactggagaaaccattgataatacagctctcactttgctgttggtccatatgtaaacttatgtcaatctgtgatatcataatacaaaacacacatacacagactctgatacatgcgctcgcgcgcgcgcgcacacacacacacacacacgtacacacacacactctatatatatccatgcagaaaaaaagagtgagagagatatgaaTGACAAATCACAAAGTCACAAATGTATACTTGCTTAAATACAAATtgatttccctttccttttttcttgcgcgcgtgcgtgcgtgtgtgcgtgtgcgtgtgagtgtgtgtgtgtgtgtgtgtgtgtgtgtgtgtgtgtgtgtgtgtgttaatgctacAGAGTCAATCAAgtgcctttttgttcttttttgttttgttttgttaaagagACACTGTTAATCATGGATGACACAGAATTAGGATAAAAatcattatattaaaaaaaagacccTATTCTTATCCACCATTCAATGGGTTATGTTGTTTGAGGCAGAACAAATGACAGGAACTTGGTTATGACATTTAGATAGAAtcatgcttcagtttcagtttctcaatgtgtCGCTCTGGACATATtgatatgctacaccacatctacttggcaaatgcttgaccagcagcataacctaacatgctcagtcaggctttgagggcttatttgtgtacctatcagagtggatttcttctacacagttttgccagaggacaacatttgttgtcatgggttctttttcagtgtgccaagtgtgtgctacaTACAGGacctcatctgaatgacgagATAccgagtttgattttccagtcaaacttgagagaaagggtgagacagggatttgaacccagaccctcaaagacattgtattgacagataagcattttaaccattctgccagtgTCATGAAATTCATGTCTTCGGGGTATCAGCCTACGTAAAAGCCTTACtgttcatgacacacacaaactgaatcaacttgtgtgtcttcgaTGTCTTCAAGTCACCAGTCCGAGTAAAAGTCTCTCTGTACATGCCACACACAAACTGTTAATGACCAACTGGTATGAATCAACTAATGTCTTTTCAAATGATCGGCCTGAGtgaaagccttactgcacacatcacgcaCAAACTGTATGacacaacttgtgtgtcttcaagtgacctacctgagtaaaagccttactgcacacatcacacacacgcttgaTAGTTATTTCTCTCCACAGGTTTCCTACCATCAAGGTCAGCAACCTTTCCCACATCCACGTTGTTGTAAATTTTGGTTTTCTCACCTGTGTGAGTTTTCTTATATCTTTTTTAGTCACCAGTCTCAGAGAATGCCGTTCCACACAGGTTTGTCACATGTATGGACTGACCTGAAATCACATTGTCACAGTGTGGACATGTGTAAGGGTTTTCCTTGTGTGGCTTGTCCTGTGGGTTTTCAGGTTCCCGGCCCGAGTAAAAGCCTCACTGTACACGTCACACATGTCGCCTGCAGTTTCCTCCCCTCATTTTCCTTGTCAGTGTTATCATCAGCTTCATTGTTTGTTCTCTACACAACTTTCCTCTCATCAAGGTCAGCACCCTTTCCCATGTCCATGTTGCTTTTAACATACTTTTTATCTTCTGTGTGGATGTTCTTGTGTTTTTTCAATTTACCAATTTCAGAGAACGCCTCCCCAGAGACATCACAGACGTAGGGTCTGTCACCTGCATGGACTGacctgatgtgtgtatgtaagtgactTGACTGAGTAAAATCTGTTTaacagtgtggacaggtgtgaggttTTTCCCCCTGTGTGTATTCTCCTGTGTCTCTTCAAGTGATGAGctagagtaaaagccttactgtaCACGTCACACAGAAACTGTCCATGACTGGTATGAATTAACTTGTGTTTCTTCAGGTTGCCTGTGTATTGTGTATATTTTTACTGGTggaatttctgtgtgtgtctcttcaaaGAACCTGACCGGGTGAAAGCTgcaggacagtgaggacaggcgtgaggtttctctcctgtgtgggtcAGCTGATGTTTCTTTAGATCACTGGACTGAATAAaaccttttccacagtctgtgcacACGTGGGGTTTCTGTCCTGTGTGGATtctcttgtgtttttttaagttacCATTGTGAGAGAATGCTGtcccacagacatcacaggtataAGGTTTCTCTCCCGTGTGGGTTCTCTTGTGTTGTTCTAAGTTACCAGTGTGAGAGAATGCTGctccacagacatcacaggtatagggtttctctcctgtgtgggttctcttgtgtttttttaagtaaaCAGTGCGAGAGAATGctgccccacagacatcacaggtataaggtttctctcctgtgtgggttcTCTTGTGTTGTTCTAAGTTACCAGTCCAAGAGAACACCGCCCCACAGACGTCACAGACGTATGGTCTGTCACATGCTTGGACTGACCTGATGTGTTTCTGTAAGTCAGGCATCAGTGACCCAGAAGTGTAGGCAGACATATGTAGAGGAGTTCTGTTTGCTTCAGATGCTGACAGCTGAGGTGTTGTCTTGTTAGTGACTGAAGACTCAACTTTTACTTGTTtctgaaatgaaaacagaaatagTGAAAATTACTGCCAACAGTaagacaaacacaaattaccATATAGATGAGCAAAAATTCTTGACGTGTGGTCCAtaatgtgtcagtcagtctgtactCGCACTACACATATGCTTATAATACTTTTCCAGTATACAAACAGAAGGCAAATTACACCATTATTTGGAAAGAAATATTCATAGTGTTTTTAATATGAGCGTTTATTTCCATGGGCTTTTGACATTTTTGTTATGAAATTAATGGTATCTATAATCAGACAGAGAGGTTGTGATGGACCTTCAGTCTGTACTGTGCGGATTGTGACAATGTGTCCCATCTGCCGATAATAATTTACCAAAAGTTCTGGATTACTTCAGAGTGTTTATGGTGTATATTAGGAAAGGTTTGGAATTTTCACAGTTCTGAATTATCATTGAAAATTAGTGAAATGCCGACAGATGTTGGCTacttaagataataataataataataataataataatggtatttatatagcgctggatcttgtgcagagacaaatcaaagcgctttcgcaccagtcattcacacgcatgcataactctaaaactgtagaaactaaagacaaggaagggcaggcaagggaggctattttgggaagaggtgggttttaaggccagacttgaaagagctgagtgtggagacttgacgaagtgaaaaaggaagttcattccaatcgcaaggtccagaaacagagaaagaacggcggccaacagtcgactgtttgaatctggttatgcgtaaacagagtggatccgaggccgatcgtagtgagcgagatggagtgtagaggtgaaggcagccgcagagataggaaggggcagttttgtgaatgcatctataacatagagtgctgatcttgtacttattcggtgtgagacagggagccagtggagatgttgcaaaagaggagtgatgtgctcagatcttttctttctgaggacgagttgtgcagcagagttttgtatgtgctgaagggactgaatggatgaagcaggcataccagacaatagagagtcacagtagtcaaggcgagagagaatgagagaaacgacaagtctagatgttgcgtcagtggacagatatttccggacggcactgatgcgtcacagttgacagtagcaggactgacatgtctgactgataaatttttgcatggacagtgtattgtcaaggacaacacagatgttcctgactgacgtggaaagagggatggatgtactgcaaatttgattgtgtcaattgtgatggaagagagtttttgtttagttcatatgatcattgcttcagttttgtccgcgttcaattgtaacttatttcgagtcatccagttttgaatgtccaggaagcagttggatgtttcttgcaagagcgacaacaatttttaaggggtatcactcttctggagttgagtgtcatcagcataagaatgatgactgatattatggcggttgataatttcagcgagaggagcagtgtacagtgtgaagagcactgggcctaaaacagatccctgtgggactccatgttcgattttaacgggttcagattggaaatgatcaacaatgacagactggaatcgatcagtgagataagatttgaaccagtttagaacagtgccgttgataccaaatgtaaaatgaagacgggaaagaaggactgaatggtctatcgtatcaaaggcggctgacaagtcgagaagagtgagaatggaaatttttcctgagtcggacgctatcagtagattgttcagaatgtggaggagagtggtttcggtgctatggtcagcgcgataggcagactgaaatgggtggatgagattgttgaaacaaaggtggttgttaagctgcttgaggacagctttttcaaggagtttggacatgaatggaagattagaaactggtcgatagtttttcaaaatgtttgcgtcaaggttgggtttcttcagaagaggccggacgattgcagttttgaaagtggatggaaacgttccagtgagaagggatgagttgacaatattagtgattgtggggagaagatgtgagacacattgggaaagaccgaggctggtttaggatcgagctcacaggattttactgtcatttcttttaggatttcatgaacttctgtttcagtcaatggattaaaggaatggagaggcgTGCCGctgaactgaggatcaggatgaacaggttggaaagacatttggtctaagatggtacgaatattttggactttgtcgaaaaagaaagaggagaagacattggggagttcagataaagtgtaggtagaaggaagaggagtcctttttgcagttccgagaagatttgacatgacagagtaaagagatttggtggatgtggcatcgagaacttgagaagaaaagaagtttgtttttgctgatgagatcatatgtttgactttatttatttgttttcggaatatttggttgtggacttgcagttttgttgatcgccatcatctttccagttggcgatgtttgcgttttgcaagtcgaatgtcttgtgtgtaccatggggcggagggtctgtcagggagcatgcgggtagtggggggtgcatgttcatccagcagttgagagaggacagtgttgtaatgtgtggatacgtcggtaagggaagaaattttggaaaggccttcagcagcttgagaagaaaaagtgttaatgttgatggatttcaggttgcgacgagtaacagattttttggttctggtaggttttgaaatattaagcaagaatataacagcagaatggtcggaagaaattTTGTCAGTTAcagcaaccatggcatcagactcGTGTGCGattagccagtccaacgtatggccagatctatgtgttggttctgtaatgaactgagagagagaatgagtggacagagattgacataggcgtttgacatcagtggaagtctggttgtcgaaatgaaaattgaaatctccgaggataataagtttgccagaacgaaggttgtagtaatcaagtagtgttcggaactcatcgtgaaactgagatgttaggttatttttacgactaggcggaggacgatagagacaacagaagatgattgagtgaccgggaacactgagagtgacttctagcatttcgaaggtatcatgtggaaaggcgtggttatgggaggagagggaagactccaagatatctctgtagatggtggcgatgccacctccacgagacaatcgaggaagtgacatagttttatatccagggggggtcagttgtttaagtttgggttcgtgaccttgtgactttaaccaggtttcagtaagaaatacgatatcaaagttttttttcaaaaataaaatcagaaatatagtcagtcttttgatcagggcagacagattgagcattgaacagacaggcatgaaagagatcagaggtaaggagagaggaatctaatggtgaagcaggtgagtcaggcagacagacagtggaagaagaagatggtgactgagcagtggaggacaatgggaaggaagaaaaaggtctgggagttgagacaggtgtggcaggagtaggaagcggagcagaggctatGACTGGCACGGGGCATACATTGCAGTttggaatattgtcatcagaggggacaatgtcacggaaagtaaaaatgttagcaggaacacgtgtgttgaggttggaagcagcacaaacagcgccgcatgAAGTGGATCTGTAAACACACGCAGGTGACACATCAGGGGTACCGTCAGTAGTGCTGTTGGGGGTCTGTACGGAAACGACAGTTttgatgggcttttgttttctctttcctgctcggcgagttcgtcttcgcggcaggcaagcgccaatgcctgttcctcgcaggcgcacaactaggtcaggggtcaaaggtgCAGGTTTGATAGCAAAACAGTTCAGCGCGCGAGTACAGATCAAAGGGAGGGACGTTGCGCTCACCTTGACAAAGGCTGCCCACCTGTCCACTACCACTGAACGTTACGTTTTGCACGTGTACAGGCgtgttgaagggagagatgaacggcgggccggcgcagttcaaaactgacaggaaagtagaaagagaaatccaaaacacagccagtcttatgtagatcggggcacacacatacatccattgttCGAAGGGATCCATAATGAAACactctgcagaaccaaaccacacagcaccaaacacaaccaacacaataaacaaaaatacggAGAGCTAGAATCACTCAGCCTGTTAGGCGTGCGACCTTCACCTTCCACTTATTGAATTGTTCCGTTTCCAGAATACAACTTTCAGTTCGACAAACATACATTTCTGACGGTGAGCAAAATAGAATTTGGATCAATAATATATAAGTACTGGTAACCCCCCAtggcaaccacacacagacacattcactcacatacatacatacagacacaaagacaaccaAAGCTGGGTGATTAAATGGACCCTCTTTGTTTAATATTGAGAGTAAAAAATGGTCACAGAATAACATATTCTTTGTTTCAATCTTACTTAGTAAATATTTCTCAGTAAATAATGGCATGTTCCCTGATCATCAGAAACTGTCAGAAAAAATTGTTATCCCTGTCAGCTTTATAAATTACAACAGCTGTGTGTCACTGGTTAAAGTATAAATTTAATGAAAAGAAACATAAAATTATGCAGATATGTGAGTAATGACACAACCACAGTCCAGAGAAACATGTAATGGTTACACCAGGTTACAGGTAGCAAAGGGTGTAATGTTCTTTTACAGCATCTCTTGTTGAAAAAATCAGCAGTAAATTAAGGTTTTACCCACCTGGTTATCACCTGCTGGTCCATTGTCTTCATCCCTGCTGGAGGTTGATTCAGAACTGACTGCATCAGGTGTTATTGTCACTTTTTCAGTCTGCACATCACAGCTGGTGTTTGATGTGACTGgatcagtcttgatgacatcactgctgatgttttctgtggctggttcagtcttgatgacatcacttcTGATGTTTGTAacgactggttcagtcttgatgtgaACACTACTGATGTTTTCTGTGAcaggttcagtcttgatgacatcactgctgatgtttgtaaCGACcagttcagtcttgatgacaacactgctgatgtttgctgtgactggttcagtcttgatgacatcactgctgatgtttgctgtgactggttcagtcttgatgacatcactgctgatgtttgctgtgactgcttcagtcttgatgacatcactgctgatgtttgctgtgattGCTTCAGTCTTTACAACATCATGGTTTATGTTTGTGCTGATGGATTCAGTCTGAAAATGAAACTTAACTTCTGATCTCTCACACTGAAAATGACACATCACATTCCATGAAGTCACTGGTGAAGAAGACAAATGAACACAGGTACAGGATTCACATTTGATGTT from Babylonia areolata isolate BAREFJ2019XMU chromosome 33, ASM4173473v1, whole genome shotgun sequence encodes the following:
- the LOC143277234 gene encoding uncharacterized protein LOC143277234 encodes the protein MASPDHLEMSDVKIEIDVAEEPLWMTQDQCSGSTCETSENNVSTATTPCETDTWNPPAAVMESEPDRHTDSGPVIRAEPVDHHSTRGVFHQFQSVVKRKGEVDIKCEPLTCVNLSSSPVIPWNVKSHLQCERSEVKFDFPTESISTNIDHDVVKTELVTANIRSYVIKTEPVTASISNDEIKTEPVTENISSDDIKTEPVTENINSDAIKTEPFITNIISDVIKTEPVITNISSDVIKTEPVTSNTSCDVQTDKVTDIMVTITPDAVRSESTSSRDEDNGPAGDNQVGKTLIYF
- the LOC143277222 gene encoding uncharacterized protein LOC143277222 isoform X2, which produces MSFRCRTCDLMLKSSWQYERHMTGRSHAKKLKEIASSGQDYTCDRSVTDVSTATTPCETDTQNPLAAVMKSETDRHTDSGPGIKAEPVDQDATSGVFHQFQSVVKREGDVNIKCESCTCVHLSSSPVTSWNVMCHFQCERSEVKFHFQTESISTNINHDVVKTEAITANISSDVIKTEAVTANISSDVIKTEPVTANISSDVIKTEPVTANISSVVIKTELVVTNISSDVIKTEPVTENISSVHIKTEPVVTNIRSDVIKTEPATENISSDVIKTDPVTSNTSCDVQTEKVTITPDAVSSESTSSRDEDNGPAGDNQKQVKVESSVTNKTTPQLSASEANRTPLHMSAYTSGSLMPDLQKHIS
- the LOC143277222 gene encoding uncharacterized protein LOC143277222 isoform X1; translated protein: MSFRCRTCDLMLKSSWQYERHMTGRSHAKKLKEIASSGQDYTCDRSVTDVSTATTPCETDTQNPLAAVMKSETDRHTDSGPGIKAEPVDQDATSGVFHQFQSVVKREGDVNIKCESCTCVHLSSSPVTSWNVMCHFQCERSEVKFHFQTESISTNINHDVVKTEAITANISSDVIKTEAVTANISSDVIKTEPVTANISSDVIKTEPVTANISSVVIKTELVVTNISSDVIKTEPVTENISSVHIKTEPVVTNIRSDVIKTEPATENISSDVIKTDPVTSNTSCDVQTEKVTITPDAVSSESTSSRDEDNGPAGDNQKQVKVESSVTNKTTPQLSASEANRTPLHMSAYTSGSLMPDLQKHIRSVQACDRPYVCDVCGAVFSWTGNLEQHKRTHTGEKPYTCDVCGAAFSRTVYLKKHKRTHTGEKPYTCDVCGAAFSHTGNLEQHKRTHTGEKPYTCDVCGTAFSHNGNLKKHKRIHTGQKPHVCTDCGKGFIQSSDLKKHQLTHTGEKPHACPHCPAAFTRSGSLKRHTQKFHQ